A segment of the Corylus avellana chromosome ca2, CavTom2PMs-1.0 genome:
ATTTAAACTTAAAGACTTGGGGAAGTTGAAGTTTTTTTCTTGGCTTAGAGGTAGCTAGATCAGACAAAGGAATCTCTTTATCTCAAAGTATGTGTTGGAGATCCTTCAAGATTCTAGTTTATTGGCTTCTAAACCATCTAAATTTCCTATAGAATAGAACATCAAACTTTCTAAGGATGTTGGTTCCTTATTGGCAGATCCAAAGCTACAGACGTCTCATTGGCAGATTGATTTACCTCACAATCACACGTCCTGATTTAGCTTATGTGGTTCATACTCTTAGTTAGTTCATGGATCAACCCTGGCAGCCTCATTTAGATGCTGCTCAAATGGTGTTAAGGTACTTAAAGGCTTCTCCTAGTCAAGGGTTattctttccttcttcatcAGATCTTCAGGTAAAATCTTTTTGCGATGCTAATTGGGCTGGCTGCTTGGACACTCGAAGGTCCATTACTagttattgtatttttattggtGATGCCATAGTTTCGTGGAAGTCAAAGAAACAACAGACGGTCTCTAGATCATTTGCTGAGTCTGAGTATAGGGCTATGGCATCCACTTGCTGTGAGGTTACCTGGCTATTCAGTTTACTCAAGGATTTACAAATCCTTCATCAACAGCCTGCAGCTCTTTTCTGCGACAGCAAGGCTGCAATTCATATTGCAGCCAATCCAGTATACCATGAACGCACCAAGCACATAGAAATTGACTGTCACCTTGTCAGGGAAAAGATTCAACAAGGTCTTTACTTTACATGTTTCTTCTGCTGCCAACTTAGCTGATATATTTACCAAGCCTCTTGGTTTTGCACAATTTAGTGCTTTGCTGTCCAAGATGAACATACTCAATATTTTtcatcttgagggggagtaaCATCAGCTCATCATCAACAGATTACTCTTTCTTATCTTACATACGTGTATATAAGTTAGTTTAGTTTGTTATATCAGCTAGTTAGTTATGTAAGTTGAAACTGTTATGTTAGTTATGTTGTTAGCCTATACTCTGTTAGTTGAGTTGTAAAACAGAGTAAACTCATGTATTGCTTTGTATTTTGGCAACTTAGTGAGAACAATTTTGTCTtcaatctctttctttctttacaatTTGATATGGTACTTATGGGTGTATATTAAGGGCATTGTCCAAGGAAGGGAGAGCGAAGGAAGCAATTCAGATATATCAAGCAGTTCAGATATATAGTTCAATCTCGGAAAGGGTTCTTACAGTGAGTGATAGTAGTTATAATGCATTTGTAAATGTTCTTTGTAAGGAAGATCAGTCCGAGGAGGGTTGTGAATTGTTAAGGGATGCCCTAAGAAGAGGAAGCAGTCAATGTGCATCAGCATTGTCTGAATTCATAGCATCACAATGTAGGAAAGGTAGATGGAGAGAAGCAGAGGATTTGTTGAATGTGATTCTAGAGAAAGGGTTAATGCCAGATTCGTCTTGTTGTTGCTCCTTGGTGGTGCATTACTGTTCCAATAGACGCATTGATTCAGCCATTGCATTGCATAATAAGATGGAAAGATGGAATATTACTTTGGATGTAGCAACTTATAATGTACTTCTCGATAGGCTTGTTGCAGGGAGGAGGATTGAAGAAGCGGTCAGGGTGTTTGATTACATGAGAAGACTGAACTTGGTGAGCAGTGCAAGTTTTACAAGCATGATTCGTGGGCTTTGTCGCGTAAAGGAACTCAGAAAAGCCATGAAAATTCATGACGAGATGTTGAGCATGGGGCTTAAACCTGATCAAGCAACATATAAGCGgttgatttttgggtttaagTAACAGATTGTTGTGTTTGACAAGAGTCCATTTTGGCTTTAACCATCTCTTGTAAATTGGCCGGCATGATCAGGCCATGTACTGCACCTTTTGATGCGCGATACAAAGAAGCTCTAAGTTTGTAAACCTAGACTTCCTAGtgacaaaagaaaatgaaaaatttcccCCATCTTTATTTGCCCATGTTTGCACTACCAAGTACCAAGTAATGTGAATGTTACCTCTTGCTCGATATCATAATCATCATGGCGGAGCCAAGAAAGAGCCAAACATGAATGAGAAATATACTAGAAGCTCATAACCATaggaattagaaaaaaaacatCACAAattatattctttgtttttatttatttcgtcTAATTTTTGGATGTTGAGACTAGATTATGGATACTTGTAAAACACAAAACTTAAGTGGTATTTGTCAGCATATGTGCagataatatatatgatatccGCCCGCTTGAAATTAGGGGTTGAGAATTCACACGTAACCCATGAGATGGGCAAATGCAGAGCAATTTTAATCGCTTACTTAAACACCATTATATGTATAAATCATTTACCTTAAGAGTTCTTAACATaactttacaaaataattttggaaGTTCTAATCaatattttctaattgaatGGTTCTTGTTGGTACAAGTGAATGTAAAATGTGAAATGACACTTGAAAATGCTTAGTAGTGTTTGATTTCCCACAAATATAATCGTATTTACAGCCTTAATAGCAGAGGCTAAATAAGTCAAGGTCTCCCCCAActacacaaaacaaaaacccctctctctctctctctctcgctctccgagaccccaaaaaccaaaaatggcTCTCCGTCTCTTCCTCCTCATCGCCGTGTTTTCCCTCACCCTCTTCTCCGTCTCGGTCAGGTCCTCCGACTCGGACCTTGTATCAGAACTCCTGGCCCTCCAGTCCCACTCCAAATCGGGCGTTATCCACCTCGACGACCGCTCCGTCTCGCGCTTCCTGACCTCGCCCAAGACCCCCAGGCCCTACTCCCTGCTCGTCTTCTTCGACGCGACCCAACTCCACGACAAGGCCGAGCTCCAGCTGAAGACCCTCCATGCCGAGTTCTCGCTCCTCGCCAAATCCTTCATCACAAACAACCAAGACCCCGATTCCTCCTCCCACGGCAAGCTCTTCTTCTGCGACCTTGAGTTCAAGGAGTCCCAGTCCAGCTTCGCGCTCTTCGGCGTCAATTCCCTCCCTCACATCAAGCTCATCGGCCCGAATCAGACCCCGAAACAGTCCGATCAGATGGACCAGGGAGACTTCTCCAGGCTTGCCGAGTCGATGTCCCATTTCGTCGAGTCCAAGACCAATCTCGTCGTCGGCCCGATCCACCGCCCACCGTTTCTCTCGAAGAAGCAATTGGCGTTGGTCATTGTGGGTATTCTCATTTGGATTCCATTTGCTGTGAAGAAGATTGTGATGGGTGAGACTCTGCTCCACGACCCGAAACTCTGGCTGGCGGGTTCGGTGTTCGTCTACTTCTTCAGCGTCTCGGGCGCGATGCACAACATCATTCGGAAGATGCCCATGTTCCTGGCGGACCGGAACGACCCAAACAAGCTGGTATTCTTCTACCAGGGCTCGGGAATGCAGCTCGGGGCGGAGGGGTTCGCGATCGGGTTCTTGTACACGATTGTGGGTCTGTTGCTGGCGTTCATGACGCGTGTTCTCGTGAAGGCGAAGAATGTGAACGTGCAGAGGGCGGTGATGATTGTTTCGCTGTTCGTTTCTTTTTGGGCGGTCAAGAAGGTGGTCTATTTGGATAATTGGAAGACTGGTTATGGGATCCATGGATTTTGGCCTTCAAGTTGGTAATAAGCTACAAAAAGGTAATGACTTTTTTGGGTTATTAGTGAAAAGTGGTTGAAGTCGGTGTTGGAATTTGATGTTTTAATGTAGAACTTTTGATGATAATCGAGACAATGTAGattgttacttttaaaatttttggttgaaaaCCATTTGGT
Coding sequences within it:
- the LOC132170486 gene encoding probable dolichyl-diphosphooligosaccharide--protein glycosyltransferase subunit 3B translates to MALRLFLLIAVFSLTLFSVSVRSSDSDLVSELLALQSHSKSGVIHLDDRSVSRFLTSPKTPRPYSLLVFFDATQLHDKAELQLKTLHAEFSLLAKSFITNNQDPDSSSHGKLFFCDLEFKESQSSFALFGVNSLPHIKLIGPNQTPKQSDQMDQGDFSRLAESMSHFVESKTNLVVGPIHRPPFLSKKQLALVIVGILIWIPFAVKKIVMGETLLHDPKLWLAGSVFVYFFSVSGAMHNIIRKMPMFLADRNDPNKLVFFYQGSGMQLGAEGFAIGFLYTIVGLLLAFMTRVLVKAKNVNVQRAVMIVSLFVSFWAVKKVVYLDNWKTGYGIHGFWPSSW